A portion of the Nitrospira defluvii genome contains these proteins:
- a CDS encoding DUF1365 domain-containing protein codes for MNSAVYEGMVRHRRLAPVAHVFRYSLFMLYVDLAELPGLFDGRWLWSASHPNLAWFRRADHAGDPQVPLDQSVRDQVEAATGRRPTGPIRLLTHLRYFGYVFNPVSFYYCFDHEDRCVDTIVAEVTNTPWGERHCYVLDGLLDEGRGRHHRYRFGKRFHVSPFMPMEVDYDWRFDTPSERLVVHMVNSKSGSRFFDATMVLARRELTAASLARTLVQYPFMTARVIGAIHWQALRLWIKRCPFYSHPKTRTSTVQTGRFSG; via the coding sequence ATGAATAGTGCGGTGTACGAGGGAATGGTGCGGCATCGGCGGTTGGCTCCGGTGGCCCATGTCTTTCGGTATTCCCTGTTCATGCTCTACGTGGATCTGGCCGAGTTGCCGGGCTTGTTTGACGGGCGCTGGTTGTGGTCGGCGTCGCATCCGAATCTAGCCTGGTTTCGCCGCGCCGATCACGCGGGCGACCCGCAGGTGCCGTTGGATCAGAGCGTGCGCGACCAGGTCGAGGCAGCCACCGGTCGGCGACCCACAGGTCCGATTCGTCTGCTCACGCATCTCCGGTACTTCGGCTATGTGTTCAATCCTGTGAGTTTCTATTACTGCTTCGACCATGAGGATCGGTGCGTAGACACGATCGTGGCCGAGGTCACGAATACGCCTTGGGGCGAACGGCATTGTTATGTGTTGGATGGATTGTTGGACGAGGGCCGCGGCCGTCACCATCGGTATCGATTCGGAAAACGATTTCATGTGTCGCCGTTCATGCCCATGGAGGTGGACTACGATTGGCGGTTCGACACGCCGAGCGAGCGGCTCGTGGTGCACATGGTCAATTCGAAAAGCGGGAGCCGCTTCTTCGACGCAACTATGGTTCTGGCGCGCCGCGAACTGACGGCCGCGTCCCTCGCGCGGACCCTGGTGCAATATCCGTTCATGACTGCCAGAGTCATCGGCGCGATTCATTGGCAGGCCTTGCGCCTCTGGATCAAACGCTGTCCGTTTTACTCGCATCCCAAGACACGCACCTCAACGGTGCAGACAGGGAGGTTCTCAGGATGA
- a CDS encoding NAD(P)/FAD-dependent oxidoreductase: protein MNIAIVGTGIAGMTAGHLLHGRHALTLFEAGDYIGGHTNTIEVPWEEMTYAVDTGFIVFNDWTYPNFIALLDRLGVAHQPSDMSFSVRCERTGLEYNGTTLNSLFAQRRNLLRPSFHRMIRDILRFNREAVALLEQPGPGPSLGAYLEQQRYSEPFVRQYLLPMAAAIWSAGQATIREFPAQYLVRFFKHHGMLSVNDRPTWRIITGGSHRYVEPLVRPFRDRIRLQAVVESIGRFPQGVEVRWRDREGRRQTERFDAIVLACHSDQALALLAKPSPLEQEVLGAIRYQRNEAVLHTDRSLLPKRRLAWAAWNYHLLPKPPEHVVVTYHMNRLQGLQAPCEFCVTLNHSEAIDPEKVLKRIVYHHPLYSPPAVAAQARYEAINGQQRTFYCGAYWGFGFHEDGVKSAMTACRALEAWVQ, encoded by the coding sequence ATGAACATCGCCATTGTCGGCACCGGGATTGCGGGGATGACGGCGGGCCACCTTCTGCACGGCCGGCATGCGCTGACCCTGTTTGAAGCAGGCGACTATATCGGCGGGCATACGAACACCATCGAGGTTCCCTGGGAGGAGATGACCTACGCCGTGGACACCGGGTTCATCGTGTTCAACGACTGGACCTATCCCAACTTCATCGCCCTGCTCGATCGATTGGGCGTCGCGCATCAACCGAGCGACATGAGCTTCAGCGTCCGCTGCGAGCGCACCGGCCTGGAGTACAACGGGACCACGCTGAACAGCCTGTTCGCGCAACGACGGAATCTGCTGCGACCGTCGTTCCACCGGATGATCCGCGACATCCTTCGATTCAACCGTGAGGCGGTGGCGTTGCTGGAGCAACCGGGACCGGGCCCATCCCTGGGAGCCTACCTGGAACAGCAACGGTACTCGGAGCCATTCGTTCGCCAGTATCTCCTGCCCATGGCGGCGGCTATCTGGTCGGCCGGACAGGCCACGATCCGGGAGTTTCCGGCGCAATATCTAGTCCGATTCTTTAAACACCACGGGATGTTATCGGTGAACGATCGGCCCACGTGGCGCATCATTACAGGTGGGTCGCACCGCTACGTCGAACCGCTGGTGCGGCCGTTTCGTGACCGGATCCGGCTGCAGGCTGTGGTGGAGTCGATCGGGCGCTTTCCGCAAGGTGTGGAAGTGCGCTGGCGAGATCGAGAGGGGCGACGGCAGACCGAGCGGTTCGACGCGATCGTGCTGGCCTGCCACAGTGATCAAGCGCTGGCGCTGCTGGCGAAACCGTCGCCGTTGGAACAGGAGGTCCTGGGGGCCATCCGGTACCAGCGCAATGAAGCGGTGCTGCACACGGATCGTTCGCTGCTGCCGAAACGGCGACTGGCCTGGGCGGCGTGGAACTATCATCTGTTGCCCAAGCCGCCTGAGCATGTCGTGGTCACCTACCACATGAACCGGCTGCAGGGGCTCCAGGCGCCCTGCGAGTTTTGCGTGACGTTGAACCACAGTGAGGCGATTGATCCAGAGAAGGTCCTGAAGCGCATCGTCTATCATCACCCGTTGTATTCGCCGCCGGCGGTCGCCGCGCAAGCGCGGTATGAGGCCATCAACGGGCAGCAGCGCACGTTTTATTGCGGAGCCTATTGGGGTTTCGGCTTTCATGAGGATGGAGTGAAGAGCGCCATGACAGCCTGTCGGGCGCTGGAGGCCTGGGTGCAATGA